The genomic region CGTACCGGTACATATTGATGGTCTTTGGCGAACCAGGTGATGGTTCGGCGGTCGTCATCGGCATCATGCACGCGTTCCACCCGGATGGTTTTCAGTTTGCCGAGAGGGGTGTCCAAAATTTCTTCGCCTTTGACTTCAAACTCATAGGTTTTGACGCCGCCTTTCTTGCTGACCGGATAGCTCAGCGGGCGGTGATTATTCAGCAGATCGATTTGCAGATTCAGCACCTGGGTTTGCATGTCATTCAAACCTGGCTGCAAGTCAACTTGCCATTGGCGCTTTTCGTTCTTGCCGGTTTCTTTCATGGCTTGCCAGTCGAAAGTTTGTTCGGTAAAGCGATCACGTGTCGGTGTGGTGGTGCGCTTGCTGAACTTCAGTGGCTTGGCGTGTTGATCATTCCAGATGAATGTCGAGGTTTCGGTGTCGGTGAAATCGAGAAAAAAGATCGACGCTTTTGAGCTGGTGCTGAACTGCCATTGTTGTTGATCAAGCGGTTGCAGTTGAATGTTGCCGGTGCCTACTTCGCTGTCTCCGCGTAACAATAAGTATTGGGCATTGTATGGGCGCAGCGGTACTTCACTTGCCTCAGCGAGTGAAACAAACAATGCGAGCAGCAGCACTAGGCACTTGTTCAACATTGCACCGGCTCCATCAGTAATTGCTTATCGAGAAACGCCTGATTGTTCTGGCAGTGCAAGCGATCGCTGGCAAACCATTGCACGACCAAGGGATAAAGCTGGTGTTCCAGCTCGTGCACTTTCTTGGCCAGGCTTGCTTCATCATCTTCCGGCAGAATTGGGCAACGGGCCTGAGCAATCAATGGCCCACCATCCAATTCGGCAGTAACGAAATGAATTGTCACTCCGTGTTCTTTATCGCCATTTGCTAGCGCCTTCTGGTGCGTTTTTAAACCGGGATAGCGCGGCAACAGCGACGGATGAATATTCAGCATCCGACCGGAATACGCATTGACCAAGTTATCACCGAGAATACGCATAAAACCCGCCAATACAATCAAATCGGCATCGAAGGATTGCATCGTAGCGAGCAGCGCCTGATCAAAAGCTGAACGGTTTTCAAACTGGCGGTGATCAACAACGGCGGTGACAATGCCGGCGCGCGCAGCGCGTTGCAAGCCGAACGCATCCGGCACGTTACTGATCACGCCGATAATCTGACCGTCGACGCGGCCATCGGCGCAGGCATCGATCAAGGCTTGCAGGTTGGAACCGTTTCCGGAAATCAGGATCAGCAGACGACAGGGCATAAACGTTTTCTTCGGGCTAAAACAACACCGGGTGCGCATGGCACCCGGTACGATTGGCGATTACACCATTTCGACAAACGGTTCGCTGTGTTCGTTGCCAGCGCTGGCGATATGGCCGATGTGGAAGGCCGTTTCTCCCATATTGCGCAGCAGGCTCAGGGCGTTGTCGAGTGCCGATGCCGGCACCGCGATAACCATACCGATACCGCAGTTGAACGTGCGGTACATTTCGGTGCTTTGCACGTTACCGTTTTCCTGCAGCCACTGGAATACTGGCGGCAGTGTCCAGCTCTTGCTGTCGATCACGGCTTTGGTGTGGTCTGGCAATACGCGCGGTACGTTCTCGAGAATACCACCGCCAGTGATATGGGCGAGGGCGTGCACGGGAATTTGGCGAATCAGGTTCAGCATTGCTTTGACGTAAATCCGGGTTGGTTCCATCAAGGCATCGGCCAGGGTTTTTTCGCCAACGCGCTGGTTCAAATCGGCTTTACTCACTTCGATGATTTTGCGGATCAGGGAGTAACCGTTCGAGTGTGGACCGCTGGAAGCAACGCCAATCAAGGCGTCACCAACGCGCACGTCATGGCCGTCGATGATTTTGCTTTTCTCGACGACGCCGACGGTAAAGCCGGCTAGGTCATAATCTTCACCGTGGTACATGCCGGGCATTTCGGCGGTTTCGCCGCCAACCAGCGCACAGCCGGCCAGTTCGCAACCTTTACCAATACCGCTGACGACATCGGCAGCGACATCGACATTCAGTTTGCCGGTGGCGTAGTAATCCAGGAAGAACAGCGGTTCGGCGCCTTGCACGACAACATCATTGACGCACATCGCGACCAGATCGATGCCGATCGTGTCATGGCGTTTCAAATCCATGGCCAGACGCAGCTTGGTGCCAACACCGTCGGTGCCGGAAACCAGTACCGGCTCTTCGTAACCGGCTGGCAGCGCGACCAGCGAGCCAAAGCCGCCAAGACCGGCCATCACTTCCGGACGGCGGGTGCGGTTGGCCACATGCTTGATGCGCTCAACGAGGGCGTCGCCTGCTTCGATATCCACACCAGCGTCTTTGTAGGACAACGAGGGCTTGCTGTCGTTGGTCATGATGGCTCCAGGGGCTCGGAAAAAAAGGGGCGACAGTTTAGCGGTTGCCGGGCGCGCTGTCATGAGGAATGCGGGCAGGATTGACCGGCTAACAGCTTTTCGCCGAGGGCTGCGATCATTGTAGCCTGCTCAACGATGATCAGATGCTCGGTCGACTTGGTCGGCAGGTAGCAAACGCCGGGCAAGTTCTTCATCCACTTGGCGTTTTCGCTGCGCCAGTTTTCGAATTTCTGGCGTTCAGCCTCGTCTTTGGCTTGCTCAATCGTCAGGCGTTCGAAATCGGTATCGACGACCCATACCGGCAGGTTTTTCGGCCAGCTCAGCTTGGCGGCGCTCAGCACATCCTGGTCGTAGCGACCGATATCGGCCATCTGCGCGACGATACGTTCGCGATCGCTACGTCCAGCCAGAATCGCATCCAACAAGGCTTGCTGGTAGGGCAGGTTGCCGGCCAGTTTCAGGAAATGTTCGCGATCGGAGGTGACTTTGGCGGCTGCGCGTTGATCGTATTTGCCGCTGCGTACGAATTCTGGAATGGCCGGATCCTGGAACATTTTCGCTTGCTCGGCATAAAACGACGCCACGGCCGGTGTCAGTCCGTCCGGGTCTATCAGTATCGCCGATTTCAGTTTGTCGCTGCCGTGCCGGTCCAGGTAGTGGAGGAGCATCAGATTGCTGCTGGCAAAGGCGATGACGATATGCTGCTTTTCCGGGAATTGCTTGATTAGGCAAGCCAGATCATCGGCCGAGCGGGCATAGGAGCCATCACCGCCGACGGCGCTCAAGCCATGATTGAGCCGATCGATGCTGCGTGTGATGGTGCTTTTTGCCAGCAGTGGTTGCAGCGTAACAAACCAAGCTGAGTCAGCAGCCCAGCTATCGGTAGGTCCGGACAGCAGAATAATGCCGATATCATTTTGCGTCTTGCCTTGCTCGTGCACGTGCAAGGCCCGCTCACCACAGTGCATCAGCCGGCTGCCGGACGGTAATTCCGTCGCGTTAGCCTTGCCAGCAGCCAGCGCAAGGAGCAGTGCCAATCCGATTTTCATTGGAAACCTCTGTGGAATCAGTTATTTGCCGCGGAACGCACAATTGCGCGAGATTTTTTGAAGCGTAGCGGCTTTCCTATATCATTGGCAGCTAAACCGTATGGGAGTGTTAATAATGCCGGTGTTGTGGCGCGCGTTAGTGCTGTTGATGATAGTGATGCCCGTGGCGGCCGTTGAAGTGCCGGACCTGTACACCGGTGTTATTCCGGTTGTCGATCAACAGGAGCCGACTCGTCAACAGGCTGAAATGGCCGCGATGCAACAGGTATTGACCAAGGTGTCCGGTTCATCGGCACTGCTCAGTCATACGCTGGTTCAGGACAATCTGAAGAAAGCCTCCAGCTTTGTGCAGCGCTATCAATTCAAATTGCAGTCGCCGGCCAGCGATGCCCCGGCCGATACGCCAAAACAATTGGTGTTGGAAGCGAGCTTTGATCAACGAGCGATTGACCGTTTGATTCAGGCCGCCGCGGCGCCGATTTGGGGCAAGCGCCGACCGTTGACACTGATGTGGCTGGCGGTGGCCGACAGCTCTGGTCGCAAGCTGATTGGCGATGATAACGAACCATCAGTGATTCGCGATATTCAAGACGCCAGTCGCGATCTCGGTGTGCCGGTGTTGCTGCCACTGCTCGACTTGGAAGAAGCGGCAGCGATCAATATCAGCGATGTCTGGGGCCGCTTTCTCGACCCGATGACGGAATATTCCTCGCGCTATGCCGCCGATGCGACATTGGTTGGCCGGTTGGAGCAGCAAGCGAACCAATGGCAGGCGGAAGCCAGTTTGTTGCACGGTCAGTTCCGCGAAAGTTTCATGGCCTCTGGCGCCAATCGCGCCGAAGCGGTGCGTCAGCTGATGGCGCAAATCGCAAGCTTCTATGCGGACAAATACGCCGTCGTTATCGACCTCAGCAAAGACGCCCAGCAATGGGTAAAAGTGTATGGCGTCAGCGAGCTGCGTGATTACGGCAAGCTGACCAATTTCCTGCAAAGCTTGCAGTCGGTGCAGCAGGTCGATGTCGTCAAGGTGGAGCCGAATCAGATTACTTACAGTCTACGCTTGATTGCTGAGCAAGCGGCGTTCTTGCAGGCGCTGACCCTTGATGGCCGTTTGCAACTGGTGCCGGAATCGGCATTCACGACCGAGTTGGAGTTTCATTGGACCCCACGCTGAAGGACGCAGCAACGTGACCCTATTGCGCCACCTGCCGAACGCGCTGACCATCGCGCGTTGCGTGCTGACCATACCAATGACCTGGCTGTTGCTCGAACGCGAATTTGAGAAGGCGTTTCTGGTGTTTTTTGTCGCCGGCTTGTCAGACGGTCTTGACGGTTTTCTGGCCAAACAGTTTTCCTGGCAGAGCCGCTTCGGCGCCATTACCGATCCGCTGGCCGACAAGCTGATGCTGATTTGCGGTTTTGCCGCGTTGGCCTGGATTGGAGTGCTGCCGTGGTGGTTGACGGTGCTGGTGATTGGGCGCGATGTCGTCATTGTTTCCGGAGCCTTGGCGTTTCATCATTTGTTTGGTCCGTATGAAATGCAACCGAGCATTCTGTCCAAGCTCAATACCTTGACGCAGATTCTGTTTCTCTGCGGCATGCTGGTTCATCTGGCCTTGTTGCCGGTGCCGGCAACCATCATTCAACTGGCGCTCGTTGCGGTGACACTGACGACCGTGATCAGCGGTGTCCATTACGTTTGGGTGTGGGGCCGGCGCACGGCAAGCCTTATGCAAAAAAGGAAATCTTTATGAATGCCTGGCGAATCGCCGGTCTGTCGTTGACTGCCGTAATCGGCATTGCACTGCTTTGGTTGCTTGGCCCGGTACTGACGCCATTTTTGATTGCGGCCGCGCTGGCTTATTTGTTCGACCCAATGGTTGAACGGCTGAATGCCTGGAAGCTGCCGCGCACCTTGTCGGTGCTGGTCGTCATGTTGCTGATGATGCTGATGGTCACGGTGTTTTTCCTGCTGGTCATTCCGCTGATGCGCCATGAATTCGTGCTGGTGATTGAGCGTTTGCCGGCAGCGACCGAATGGTTTGATAAAACCGCACTGCCCTGGATAGTCAGTACCTTTCATATCGACAGCGACAAACTGAATCTGGCCTACATTCGCGAAACGTTCACCGATTACATTCCGGCCGCTGGCGATGTGCTGAAAACCATTGCCGGTAAAGTCGGGCAGGGCGGCATGGCGATCATTTCGCTGGCCGTCAATCTGGTCATGATTCCGGTGGTGTTTTTCTTTTTGCTGCGCGACTGGCCGCAAATCAAGGAGGGCACCAATAATCTGTTGCCGCCGCGTTGGCGCACGGTGCTGACGCCACTGGTGCACGAATGTGATCAAGCCCTGTCGGCGTTTTTGCGCGGTCAGTTGATGGTCATGCTGGCCCTGGCGGCGGTCTACACGGTCGGCCTTTGGATGGTTGGGCTCGACATTGCGTTATTGGTCGGTGTATTTGCCGGTCTCGCCAGTTTTATTCCTTACCTCGGTTTCGCACTGGGTCTGGTGTTGGCCGTTGTCGGTGCCTTGCTGCAATTCGCCGATCCGGTCATGGCCTTATGGGTCATTGGCGTGTTCGCCATTGGCCAGATTTTGGAAGGCGCCGTGTTTCAGCCGTTACTCCTTGGCGATCGCATCGGGCTGCATCCGGTTGCGGTGATTTTTGCGATTCTGGCGGGTGGTCATTTGTTTGGCTTTGTTGGTATTTTGCTGGCGTTGCCAGTCGCTGCCATTTTGCTGGTGTTGCTGCGTCACGCGCTGCGCCGTTACCAGCAATCGCCTTTCTATAACGGCGATGTAAAAACGCCGCCTGCTGCCATTGAAACGCCGGGTGACATCACCTGATGGAGCAATTGCCACTGGGCCTGCCTTGGCGCCATGACGCCAGCTTCGACAATTTCGTTGCGGCCGATGCCTCATTGATTGCCGGTTTACGAGCCGCGCTCAATTCGCCGTCGACGGTGCCTGGCGTTTATCTGCATGGTGTTGCTGGCAGCGGCCGCAGCCATTTATTGCACGCGCTGGCAAAAGAAGCTGATGCGCTCGGTCAGCATGTTGCTGTCATCGACTTGGCCCACCCGCAATTGCGGCCGGAAATGCTCGATGGTCTGGAGCAATGTCAGTGGCTTTGTCTGGATAATCTTGACGCCGTGACGGCCGAACCGGAATGGGCCAACGCCCTGTTCGCATTGTTCAATGCGGCGCGTGATCGCGGCCATCGCTTGGCGGTCAGCGCCTTGTTGCCGGCGGCGCAACTGAACTGCATGCTACCGGATTTGCGATCACGCCTGGCCAGTTTGCTGGTGGTGAAGATCCCGGCGCTGGACGATCTGGCGCGCCAGCGTCTGTTGGTGCAGTGGGGTGAGCAAAAAGGCTTGCGGGTGCCGGAGGATGTCGCGCTGTTTCTGCTCAGCCGTTATTCGCGCGAGATCGCGGCGCTGCGCTCAGCGCTGGAAATGCTCGACAAAGCATCGCTGCAGGAGCAGCGGCGCTTGACGATTCCTTTCGTCAAGCAGGTGTTGGCGCTGTAAAACCTGAGCGGTCTTACTTCGCTTTCTTCTCGTGTTCAGCGAACAAAAACTCCAGGCTCATGTAGGCGTGGCGCAAGTGCGGAATGACGATAGAGCCGCCAATCAGAGTCGCAATGCTGAATGCTTCTTCCAGTTCTTCTTTCGAGCAGCCGACTTGCACACAGGTATCGAGGTGGTAGTCGATGCAGTCATTGCAACGCAGCACCATTGAACCGACCAGGCCCATCAGCTCCTTGGTTTTGCGTGGTAGCGCGCCGTCGTCGTAGGCAACCTTGTCCAGCGACATGAAGCGCTTGATGCCAAGGTTTTTGGTGGCCAGCACCAGTTCATTGCCGGCTTCGCGGCGGGCGCGGAATTGTTCAAACGTTTCGCTCATCTCGAGTTCCTATCGCTAATGGTCATTTGCCGAAAACGGGGCGCGCTATGATACTGCGCCGGCGTCGTCCGGCAATGGTAAAGTGACAAACTTATCTTGCTGACGAATCGCGCTGATATCACGGGTTCGTCGTGGTTGTACGCAGAATTTGCCGAATCGATTCCTGCCAGACTCGTGACATCTTCTATAGTGAGATCAGATATCCACGTTCGTCAGTGAACGCGCTCTTCCAGCCAATAAAGAGAGGTTGAAACCAGCATCATGTCGTTCCCCCGTCTTGCCGTATTGAAGTTTGGCGGCACCAGCGTAGCCAGTGCAGAAACCGTCCGTCGTATTGCGGAAATCGTGCTGACACGCCGAAAACAGGGATTTGATGCGGTCGTCGTCGTGGTTTCGGCGCTGAGCAAAGTCACCGATAAACTGGTGCGCATCGCCAATGGCGAACCGGCGCAGCCGTTGATTGAGGCGATCGCCAACCAGCATCTGCAATTGGCCGAAGCGCTGGGTTTGCCGCTCAGCGATGAGTTGAGTAAGGCTTGGCAGCAACCATTGAACCAGATTCTT from Permianibacter aggregans harbors:
- a CDS encoding DUF3108 domain-containing protein produces the protein MLNKCLVLLLALFVSLAEASEVPLRPYNAQYLLLRGDSEVGTGNIQLQPLDQQQWQFSTSSKASIFFLDFTDTETSTFIWNDQHAKPLKFSKRTTTPTRDRFTEQTFDWQAMKETGKNEKRQWQVDLQPGLNDMQTQVLNLQIDLLNNHRPLSYPVSKKGGVKTYEFEVKGEEILDTPLGKLKTIRVERVHDADDDRRTITWFAKDHQYVPVRLQFFEDGDEQGELQIQALQLSSFAN
- the purN gene encoding phosphoribosylglycinamide formyltransferase, which encodes MPCRLLILISGNGSNLQALIDACADGRVDGQIIGVISNVPDAFGLQRAARAGIVTAVVDHRQFENRSAFDQALLATMQSFDADLIVLAGFMRILGDNLVNAYSGRMLNIHPSLLPRYPGLKTHQKALANGDKEHGVTIHFVTAELDGGPLIAQARCPILPEDDEASLAKKVHELEHQLYPLVVQWFASDRLHCQNNQAFLDKQLLMEPVQC
- the purM gene encoding phosphoribosylformylglycinamidine cyclo-ligase; protein product: MTNDSKPSLSYKDAGVDIEAGDALVERIKHVANRTRRPEVMAGLGGFGSLVALPAGYEEPVLVSGTDGVGTKLRLAMDLKRHDTIGIDLVAMCVNDVVVQGAEPLFFLDYYATGKLNVDVAADVVSGIGKGCELAGCALVGGETAEMPGMYHGEDYDLAGFTVGVVEKSKIIDGHDVRVGDALIGVASSGPHSNGYSLIRKIIEVSKADLNQRVGEKTLADALMEPTRIYVKAMLNLIRQIPVHALAHITGGGILENVPRVLPDHTKAVIDSKSWTLPPVFQWLQENGNVQSTEMYRTFNCGIGMVIAVPASALDNALSLLRNMGETAFHIGHIASAGNEHSEPFVEMV
- a CDS encoding alpha/beta hydrolase translates to MKIGLALLLALAAGKANATELPSGSRLMHCGERALHVHEQGKTQNDIGIILLSGPTDSWAADSAWFVTLQPLLAKSTITRSIDRLNHGLSAVGGDGSYARSADDLACLIKQFPEKQHIVIAFASSNLMLLHYLDRHGSDKLKSAILIDPDGLTPAVASFYAEQAKMFQDPAIPEFVRSGKYDQRAAAKVTSDREHFLKLAGNLPYQQALLDAILAGRSDRERIVAQMADIGRYDQDVLSAAKLSWPKNLPVWVVDTDFERLTIEQAKDEAERQKFENWRSENAKWMKNLPGVCYLPTKSTEHLIIVEQATMIAALGEKLLAGQSCPHSS
- a CDS encoding DUF2066 domain-containing protein, with product MPVLWRALVLLMIVMPVAAVEVPDLYTGVIPVVDQQEPTRQQAEMAAMQQVLTKVSGSSALLSHTLVQDNLKKASSFVQRYQFKLQSPASDAPADTPKQLVLEASFDQRAIDRLIQAAAAPIWGKRRPLTLMWLAVADSSGRKLIGDDNEPSVIRDIQDASRDLGVPVLLPLLDLEEAAAINISDVWGRFLDPMTEYSSRYAADATLVGRLEQQANQWQAEASLLHGQFRESFMASGANRAEAVRQLMAQIASFYADKYAVVIDLSKDAQQWVKVYGVSELRDYGKLTNFLQSLQSVQQVDVVKVEPNQITYSLRLIAEQAAFLQALTLDGRLQLVPESAFTTELEFHWTPR
- a CDS encoding CDP-alcohol phosphatidyltransferase family protein, with the translated sequence MTLLRHLPNALTIARCVLTIPMTWLLLEREFEKAFLVFFVAGLSDGLDGFLAKQFSWQSRFGAITDPLADKLMLICGFAALAWIGVLPWWLTVLVIGRDVVIVSGALAFHHLFGPYEMQPSILSKLNTLTQILFLCGMLVHLALLPVPATIIQLALVAVTLTTVISGVHYVWVWGRRTASLMQKRKSL
- a CDS encoding AI-2E family transporter; protein product: MNAWRIAGLSLTAVIGIALLWLLGPVLTPFLIAAALAYLFDPMVERLNAWKLPRTLSVLVVMLLMMLMVTVFFLLVIPLMRHEFVLVIERLPAATEWFDKTALPWIVSTFHIDSDKLNLAYIRETFTDYIPAAGDVLKTIAGKVGQGGMAIISLAVNLVMIPVVFFFLLRDWPQIKEGTNNLLPPRWRTVLTPLVHECDQALSAFLRGQLMVMLALAAVYTVGLWMVGLDIALLVGVFAGLASFIPYLGFALGLVLAVVGALLQFADPVMALWVIGVFAIGQILEGAVFQPLLLGDRIGLHPVAVIFAILAGGHLFGFVGILLALPVAAILLVLLRHALRRYQQSPFYNGDVKTPPAAIETPGDIT
- the hda gene encoding DnaA regulatory inactivator Hda, with protein sequence MEQLPLGLPWRHDASFDNFVAADASLIAGLRAALNSPSTVPGVYLHGVAGSGRSHLLHALAKEADALGQHVAVIDLAHPQLRPEMLDGLEQCQWLCLDNLDAVTAEPEWANALFALFNAARDRGHRLAVSALLPAAQLNCMLPDLRSRLASLLVVKIPALDDLARQRLLVQWGEQKGLRVPEDVALFLLSRYSREIAALRSALEMLDKASLQEQRRLTIPFVKQVLAL
- a CDS encoding carboxymuconolactone decarboxylase family protein; this encodes MSETFEQFRARREAGNELVLATKNLGIKRFMSLDKVAYDDGALPRKTKELMGLVGSMVLRCNDCIDYHLDTCVQVGCSKEELEEAFSIATLIGGSIVIPHLRHAYMSLEFLFAEHEKKAK